The Arachis hypogaea cultivar Tifrunner chromosome 16, arahy.Tifrunner.gnm2.J5K5, whole genome shotgun sequence genome contains a region encoding:
- the LOC112754794 gene encoding arogenate dehydrogenase 1, chloroplastic has product MLSIATLNPSTPFNHSPSYTVCCILNRHSLLPSTFSLPSKSNPYCSSSTNRPLRVRAIDAVQLFDYESKLAKEFTISQRLKIAIVGFGNFGQFLATTLVRQGHTVLAHSRSDHSAAAKKLGVLFFQNPDDLCEEHPEVILLCSSIISTERVLLTLPLQRLKRNTLFVDVLSVKEFPKKLLLELLPSDFDILCTHPMFGPESAPDRWIGLPFVFEKVRILDEEHRVSRCEKFLNVFAREGCRMVEMSCEDHDRYAAGSQFITHTVGRILEGLMLESTPINTKGYESLLGLVENTAGDSFDLYYGLFMFNKNSLEMLEKLDLAFEDLRKQLIARLHHVVRNQLMEDGERLQQLDGSNSHALLQRARNGSALLHSRSNDVTLLSSSVSNNSSPSDENTKLKIAIVGFGNFGQFLAKTIVSQGHEVLAYSRTDYSDVARELGVSYFSNADDLCEQHPEVILLCTSILSTVKVLKSLPFQRLKRSTLFVDVLSVKEFPRNLFLQHLPPDFDVLCTHPMFGPESGKNGWKNLPLVYDKVRIGNEESRILRCCQFLDIFASEGCRMVEMSCAEHDWYAAGSQFITHTTGRFLEKLGLETTPINTKGYETLLSLVENTVEDSFDLYYGLFLYNLNAMEQLERFDLAFESLKKQLFGRLHSIYRKHLFENEQQILALPERSTLPQKSEDSDASSPLSKTVDSK; this is encoded by the exons ATGCTCTCCATTGCAACCCTCAACCCTTCAACCCCATTCAATCACTCCCCAAGTTATACTGTATGTTGTATCCTCAACCGTCACTCTCTCCTCCCATCCACATTCTCACTACCATCCAAATCGAATCCATATTGCTCTTCCTCCACCAACAGACCCCTCCGCGTGCGTGCTATTGACGCCGTTCAGCTCTTCGACTACGAGTCAAAGCTCGCCAAGGAGTTCACTATCTCCCAGCGCCTCAAGATCGCAATTGTCGGCTTCGGCAACTTCGGTCAGTTCCTTGCTACCACATTAGTCCGCCAGGGCCACACTGTCCTCGCCCACTCCCGCTCCGACCACTCTGCCGCAGCCAAAAAGCTTGGTGTATTGTTCTTCCAAAACCCCGATGACTTATGCGAGGAGCATCCCGAAGTGATCCTCCTCTGCTCCTCCATAATCTCAACGGAGCGCGTGCTCCTCACGCTCCCTCTCCAGCGCCTCAAGCGCAACACTCTCTTCGTTGATGTCCTCTCCGTCAAAGAATTCCCCAAGAAGCTCCTCCTTGAGCTCCTCCCCTCCGATTTCGACATCCTCTGCACTCACCCGATGTTCGGACCTGAGTCCGCACCTGACAGATGGATCGGCCTCCCATTCGTCTTCGAGAAGGTTCGTATCCTCGACGAGGAGCACCGTGTTTCTCGCTGTGAGAAGTTCCTCAATGTGTTTGCCAGAGAAGGTTGCAGGATGGTGGAGATGAGTTGCGAGGATCATGATCGTTATGCTGCCGGTTCGCAGTTCATTACTCATACCGTTGGAAGGATTCTTGAAGGGTTGATGTTGGAGTCGACGCCGATTAATACGAAAGGGTACGAGAGTTTGTTGGGGTTGGTGGAGAACACTGCTGGGGATAGCTTTGATTTGTATTATGGTTTGTTCATGTTTAATAAGAATTCTTTGGAGATGCTGGAGAAGCTTGATTTGGCGTTTGAGGATCTCAGGAAGCAGCTCATTGCGCGGTTGCATCATGTGGTCAGGAATCAGTTGATGGAGGATGGTGAAAGGTTGCAGCAGCTAGATGGAAGTAACAGCCATGCACTGCTCCAGCGAGCTCGTAATGGATCTGCATTGCTGCATTCCAG ATCCAATGATGTTACTCTGCTAAGTAGTTCCGTTTCAAACAATTCTAGCCCGTCTGATGAGAACACAAAGCTCAAGATTGCAATCGTTGGTTTTGGAAACTTTGGTCAGTTTCTTGCAAAAACTATAGTTAGTCAAGGTCATGAGGTTTTGGCGTATTCTAGAACAGACTATTCTGATGTGGCTCGGGAGTTGGGGGTTTCATATTTCAGCAACGCAGATGATCTTTGTGAGCAACATCCAGAAGTGATCTTACTCTGCACTTCCATCCTTTCGACGGTTAAAGTTCTTAAATCATTACCTTTCCAAAGGTTGAAGAGAAGTACATTGTTTGTTGATGTACTATCCGTCAAAGAGTTCCCTAGAAACCTCTTCCTTCAACACTTGCCTCCTGATTTTGATGTTCTCTGCACACATCCCATGTTTGGGCCGGAGAGTGGAAAGAATGGCTGGAAAAACCTTCCTCTTGTTTATGACAAAGTTAGAATTGGGAACGAAGAATCAAGAATATTGCGATGTTGTCAGTTTCTTGACATTTTTGCTAGTGAAGGATGCCGGATGGTTGAAATGTCTTGTGCTGAACACGATTGGTATGCAGCTGGATCCCAGTTTATTACACACACAACAGGAAGATTTTTAGAAAAACTGGGGTTAGAGACAACACCAATAAACACAAAGGGTTATGAAACTTTGTTGAGTTTGGTGGAAAATACCGTGGAGGATAGTTTTGATCTGTACTATGGTTTATTCTTGTATAATTTAAATGCCATGGAGCAACTAGAAAGATTCGATTTGGCTTTTGAATCATTGAAGAAGCAACTTTTCGGACGATTGCATAGTATCTACCGAAAGCATCTATTTGAAAATGAACAACAAATCCTTGCTTTGCCAGAGAGGTCTACGCTGCCACAGAAATCTGAAGACAGTGATGCATCATCACCTCTTTCAAAAACTGTAGACAGCAAATGA